The segment TAATCACCTTGTAGTGGGAATTAGTAGCTAGCCACTTCCTTTGTTTCActtttctacttttcttatataaattcACCATTGAGATTTCCATCTTTatttataacattattattactaataacTTTTCTTATTCTTGTATTGTCTTTGTCAccattcaacttcaaaaatctTCGTTCACACTCCACAAAAAGTCtatttttatacaaaatcaCTTTCTTGGTGTGTTGTCTCTGGAAAATACTTTCCTTGCCCAAGGATATAATCAATTAACATAATtatctcctttttcttttctatttttctttcgcTCGAAATGACACTCGATtcgacatatatatatatatacacacgtaACATAGGCATATTTATAGCGTTTGCAATTgaaaaattaatgttattttgacaaatttacCTAATATGATGTACAATCAAATATATTAGAAGtgtaaaatcaataattcatgATATACTATGTGGAGATTGTCATATTGGATCCATCACGTGTGTGTGAAAGAATTAAGAGGAAATGCTTACATAAACATGATACGATGCTTACATAAGCAACCACcaatattaaatcataaaataaaataagaaaaaaggtagaaattaaaaaaatgttccTTAACTTGGTGACACAAGACAACTACCAAATATCCATCATAACACATAAAAGCTAAAAAGGCTACTGAAATACTTAGCAGTAGAGTAgtgtagtagtagtagtacaAGTAACACATctcaaaaggaagaaaataattttttctttctttctttctccccTTTTGGGTTTTGGCCTTAATCCAATACTTCCTTCACGTGACAACTTCCATCATTTACAACGTAAGATTATATTGTCGCATATcgatacatataattttaatattgtttaaGTATTCAATTATCTCATTGCATTTGTATCATACCAGTGTGAAAAGTAATGATATGAATACATAGAGAATGGAGTTGCCGTATAAAATGAAACAAggttaagttaaaaataatttcatgaaaaaattaaaaagattgtattatgtatatgtgtttGGCCAATCAAAAAATTGCTCACGTTAATTCGTTCTTGATATGTACCCATTATTCAATCCgtaattgaaattaattaatactaaATATAATTGAAATGAGATATATGTCAGAATTAAAGcaaaataaaacatactaaTAGTTTGACAGATAGATAGAGTAATAAAATAGTatatgtaacttttttttaagcACATATAGTTTGAGAATTTTGCGACAAATATTGGATGCAACCGAACTTGAcactaaatgaaaatttagCACCCAGAGGTTGactctatatataaataacaataaaatattccGTATAATATAAAGAcgataaataataagaaaatatatcaaaaatcaaataggtaaatagtgaaaaaacttaTATGAATTAAGTTTGTgaggaaataaataaatgaaagaccATTTAATAAAAAACATAGAAGCAATATTGGTATAACCATCGAGTGGACAAATTTTAGAAGCAACAGTATTTACGTAGGGCCATAAGATAGTAGTATATATAGAGTGGATAAATTGCAATGCATGTGGTTACATTTCGCAGATCATATCTGGATTTTCTTGTACACATGGCATGATATGGATCTAGCTAACTACACATCACATTGTAATAATTctcaaaataattcattttatttattccataaaataaaaataaaaatccaataaggaaaataaaaatttcttcgatatatatatcaacattgCATAATGATGATCTTAATTTTGTTACATACTACACTGTTTTCATTTACTATGGAAATTAAAGGGTGGCTGGCTAGCTGGAAACAGAAATGTAATTAGATCCAAACTTATTGGatctaattatacaattaattaattaataatctaGTGCGGTAAACTAATTTCATCAAGATCATCTAGCGATAGAAAAACTTCATCCAAGCATGATAGCTCCGGtccattattatcatcatcattatcataatTGTGTTCGTATACACGACATATTACCCATCCACTATAGTCCTGGAactccaaataaaaaaataaattaattcaaaataatattgaattaattcatacctatgttaaaaatgaatatatatacttacaATTTTGGAACGGGTTCTTCTTTTAGAAGATGAACGACTACTTCCAGAAGAAGATTCAGAATTAAGACTAAATTCTTGCATTACCCAATTTGTTTTGACACCTTCTGGTAGCTCACCTAGATAAAAAGCATAATATTTCTTCATAccaacaatattattattattattattgtgaccTGTTGAAAATATTGGTTCATCAACTCCTAATGATTTCCAATATCCATTTTCAGTGATTCTACTCTGTGTTCTCCTGCTATAGAAATACCATTTATTTCCTTCTACCATTGCTTTTCCTGCACAACATAactaatgatatgatatattattttttaaaaaaaaacaacaaaagaatcAGACTCTAACGTGAAaggaaaagaatagaaaaatgTACCATCTAAGTCCCAAGGATCATAAGGGTAAAGATTAAGATCAGGAATGACATCAGGATGGCAAGGTAAAAGAGCAGCTTTGCGTTGAAGAAAATGAACAACTAATTCTTCATCTGTCGGGTAAAATCGAAATCCAGGTGGCAACTTCACATTACTATCTCccatttaatttgaaaaaatgaatgatatactatttaatatgtattttttttggtagAGTAGAAGGGGATATGGAGGAACTCAGATATTTATACACAAAGATATATAATGGAGAGTGTGTTTAATTTTAGGGAATCATCATAACCATACTGTGTTTTGCTTCAAACAAggttttgctttatttttttaacaaacaaaaaacaatagtaataagtAAATCAAATATTTGAGTGGCGGCTCTACTCCAAGGCGGCGGGTGCCTCTACCTATTTATCTCATTCTTTGGATCCAAAAACAATATAATGGGACCTCCTTCTATTCGATTATGacatcagtttttttttttaccgaTCGAACtgctttatttttaattaaaatttttgagtttCACAATTAATAATTTAGTCAAAAGTTTTAATGTAAGTTTTAAAAAAGCTAAGTGAAatatggaaaagaaaaatattttttctgtcTCATATTAATTATCGTCCatcttattataattattttctattgtgTAAACAGAATTGTAAATTTATTTACTTCCTACGTCACAATTTatgacatcttttatttttcgaaAGTTAAACAGTTAAAATTTGATCGAAGATTTGtgcatgaaaattttaaattttttgaaatgaagtttatattatttataaacgaCATAAAAAGGtattataagttataataattgttaatttaaaatatttagaaaattttaaaataaatttttttaaatttcgaaATTTAAAAAGCGTTTGAGACGGAGGGAGTACATATTTATGACTTTTTCAAAATGTTTGTTAATCCTTGGGCTAGACCTACTATGGTAGGACATGACTTCAGAAACAAGGTGATTATACTGTACTTACAAAATGATTTGTATATAATCTATGTATTATGTGCGGCTTACTACTATTGGAAGATCTAAAGTTTTatctaattaaataatgaaatattgatGTAATTTTCTAAGATGTATCTTGTTGATCAatcttttgtaatttaaaaCAATATATCATGTTACAACTTGAGTTTGACTTGTAGATGCAACTTGTTGAAATCTTACTTTCTTAGGTACACTCCTTGGTTGCCAATAGAACAGTGATGGTGATAATTCATTAAGAATAGATTTGCCTACACATATTCCATAATACGTTTATGCTTATCTTCAATGTTTATTTGTGAATGTAATTATGGGATTTCATGTTCTTTGTGTATGTCAAAAAATGGTTTATGATGAATAAAGTCTCCATGTAATGTTGGTAATTTTATTCAGATGATgagttgtattttttttaaatcacaaataaatCAGTCATGTTATAAATTAATGGTTTTAGTTATACAACCAATAAagttaaataatcatattacaTAGTTTAGTAAAAAGAGTTGCAAATTATTGTTATATgttcaattttcttaatttttttatatataatcttttaaaaaaatttaaaataaaatagtaaatttttcaaaagacttTATAAAGAAACGTGACGATGAGTAGTTAAACATTAATATTTACGATTGTTTTGTTTATTGATGTTGGAGATGTATGAATACCAAGACCAAAATGAATGGTTTCTGGATTACAACATAATGGAGGTCACATTTATTTAGTTCAATCAATCCTTCGAAGATgcaaatcaaaattataaaacaaaatttgttTACCTCTTTTTACTTGGTCCCTAAAATAGATATACCTATTAagtaatttcttaaaataattgagttcttggttttgcttttctttcttttgtgtaatgaaaaaataatcagaTTGTTATTCATGAGAATGGATTTGGATAAAGTTAACAAGTATTACATTTATCTTGGTCCCATTAGTTAATCTCAATGTTTCTCATTTACATTTCTAATTTCTCCAACCAATTgtatattaaaaatcataatcattaagaataatgtttttttatcatattcttttCCTTTGATTATTGTTGATAATTAATGTTTAAGAGACTAACTATCAGGTTCATGGACTAATTATCCAACAAATTGATACTCTCTCTAGTACTTCTTAAATGACAATAAATGTTTAATTTCACATaatgatattgttatttatttaaggaTTAGTTCTAGTTAGTTAATGTTAGGTtagatatttgtttttaatatattaagttgaatgttgatgtaaaaaactttatttatcaatatgaatatttgaattgGTTAATTCaactttctaaaatatttttaataaaaagtaagataattttttttttaataatgttcaatattatttcaagtgcATAAAATTCACTATTAACATTTGTTGGGATATCTTTACTTAGTCTTACCTTTGAGTCACCATTAATGGTGTCTCTATCTTCAAATTTCGAATTAACTTAGCTCtaatcaattataaataaatgttagacactttcttttataattcaaaatagATTAATTTTCGTAttaccattattttttaaaattatctttttttaatggGCTtttaaactaatatttttaagggcaactttcacatatagtaaacaaaaaattcatatttgtatgctatagcaaactttacataattgcgctccatagcaaacttaaaactgtataatttgctatacatatacaattgtataattcgctggcctaaattgtataattcgctggcctatttcgctgcaattgtataatttgttttgcatacagttgaatcgaattgaaatgtatgtatattgcataattataagtgtatagctagaagatatatgtttttctcgctttctacaaaaacagaaacacaatatatatacttctgttatataaagctagaaaaaattgtatttcactgcaattgtataattcgttggcctttttctctgcaatatttgaagtaaaatgtttgtaaattgtatgattaagtgtataacacgaagatatacatttttgcatgtgtatatacaattttctcttgctttatacaaaacagaaaccgaattatacacttctgtgtataaagcgagagaggcgagcgagatttttgggagagagacgttggcaaattttagctaatgctTGCTATGgatcacaattaaatcaaaccctagctattccatttaatttaggttattagttggCTATACATAcgatttttcctatttttaataattgtgTATAGTAAAGGATATGAAATATCTcaattaatttgtttatatcGGAGAGAACACCTTTTTGTAAGATTGCACAAAATTTCGTGCGAAAgaatctttcttttattttattttttatgtggtGCGCCCATGCCACAACTACAATATAGGTACTGTGCAAGGCATTATTATTGGATTCTTCTGATGGACATTCAAGAATGTGTCCATGggcatatatatatagctaaaCTGCTCTGAGTTATGATGGCAGTaagtaataatgataaaatagaCTAGAAATTCTTCAAACAAGATAGTGacctcttcctttttttcactttaaaaattACTGTCattgtgaaaaaaaagaaaagaaaatgtacACCTCACAATATGGCCCTTTTGTTTTGGTCATGCTCTCTGTTTGGTATAAATCCAATTAATTGGAAGCTGATTAATGATCTCCTGCCTTGATAATTATATAGGATGTCTCTTTCACCACTCTGGGATATACATATATTGCAACTTGCTTAGATGAGCAAGGttcatataattatattaaaatttaaaaagcatGAATACTAATCAAGATTGTGATGTAttaataaatactttttaaattttaactgaaaatttcatatttgaattttaatataagatcatttttattaaaaaaaaaaaaagaaattacattcagatttacttttaaaaaatatatttaggcaattatattattaacaaagagtcaATTGTAAGGCAAGCGTCTATACTACACATGATCTAggtagtaatatatatatataaatcaatatatattccatagttcttttttttttttacttacagtaaaaatattagttaaacTTATTgtctttttgtgtgtgtgtttgggGCGGGGggtttcttgaatagatttagCACAAGTAATCCAAAGAAAACACCATAATATCTATGATAGTACAAAACCTAATGTTTTCATgttatgataattataattacctATAATTCGATGAGatatttaagaaagaaatacataatgaTTTTAAAGTTTAGACAAATACTTTTAATTTGACTAAGACTAATAAATATTCTTTTCCAAAATAGtgacaaataataattatctcaaacaATTTATGTGGGAAATAAAACATCATTACAAAGATTAATGAAAAGTTAACCAACGGTGCACTCAAGCATCATTCTTATACTTGTGCGTgtgttaaaaaagaaagaaagagccGTAATTGAATTTTGAAGTGATTAAATCTCTAGTTGTGAAGTGTGAACAAGTGATGACTACATTGTTGTGtcatttctttttcataaaaaaataatttattttctttgtataatGTGGATATATCATATAATTCGTGGAGggccactttttttttttgagtgttAGTGGTAAGAAGCAAACTCTATCTTTATCCACGAAACTTCATAATGTGATGTGCTTCACTTTTTGCCTAACTATATGGACTGATCATCACTTGCATTCTTAAGATAACCAATTACTTAATGGAGCTTTCGATAATACGAAAAATTTGTTACAACTCCAATAATAGAAACTATTGGATTAGATTAGATCATActctttctattttaatttatttactgtCTGATtatgatttgatataaattttgttaaaaaataaaataaaaaatcttataatcttaaattagaaaacatataaatactttgagttgtatattaattttgtgattttaagactgtaacatgataatataaattcgagagaaaaaaaaagatataccacaagataaaagaaaattgagaattCGAAGGATTCtgtgaaatgaaaaaaatgagccACGTGGAGGCTGAAAATATCACAGAGTACtactttttttgtgtgtgggGTTGGAGTAAGAGAGCACGAACCACCAGTTGTCGTTTTTAGGAAATTGTGTTCTGTTTTATACTATTTgacatgtgttttttttttatatatttttgaaattcgattaatttaattatgtattaGTAAGTTTATCTCCGAGGAAAATACTCTTTGTTATCGATTATTTCATCTAAAAGACTCTAATTTAAGAGCGGAAAGATATATTAGTAATTTTCACCTTATGGTATgcaattattttaagttttttaatatttaaagagAAGTATAGACAAATGAAAGGaaccaaaaaaagaataattggaaTGTGGATAAGCTAACTAAAGATGGAACTGCAGCCAGCATTATCTTCATCTTATCTTCAGTACATCCACCAAATCACTCATAAATCATGGGCCATACCCACTTACTACTTGGGCTTTCCCTTTCATGGGCTTATTATCTGGGTACTCAGGCCCATATACTCAATTCACACTATGTATCATGGACAAGTAAGCATGTAAACTAATCCTCCCTGTTCATATCCAAACTATCTCTTTTTTAAATGCGGTATTGTTCTAACTTACGGAGGACATTGACCTTAAATGAGAGGTCTAGAGTAAAGGCACtatatcaaaaaaatgatgttaaattgtaattaattagcaattgtcgctaaatatttatttttatcggtaattaacactctttgtaacattgaatctaatgacacttaactaatgaaGGTAAAAACTTTAGCACTCTATATTActgtgtttatttattgctgCTACAAAGTTGTTCTTGTTGTAGTGAGGATTTGTATGTAGATGAACATTGTCTCATTTTTCCTTACATACTAGTTAACTAGTTAGTCATAGTATTATTCTTGTCTTTTGCTTTATGTGACTATCTATTGTTTCTTGTACCTTGCTTTATCGTAGTATTTTGTTACACTTATGCTCCTTTCTCCACTAGGTCATTTCCTTTTTGATATGCTTCTAATTGCTTTTCCTTGAGCCGAGGGTTATTGAGAACAATTTCTCTACATTTCAGGATAGAGATAAAGTCTATTATGTATACATTATCCTCCACATATGCCAGTCATGAGATTACATCGAGTTTGCTGTTGTAAAATATGGTATGATCATGTTTTGTCCATGTAACATGTTAATTTTTCAGGACAAAAATAATGAGTATTCCAGTGAGTGTATCATCGACAGAAAGTTCactacttcttcattttcttaattCAGGAGTGTTAATAAATTCACTTTAGACCAAATAAACTCTAAGACTCCACTAATCAAACACTCAACTCACATAAAGTATCTGTAATAAATAAGGATTGTTGTATAGGAAAGCACTTGTATGAACACATATATGATATGGTTCACATTTCTTATTTCAGTAATAGATAGCATAATTACATTACATCAGCTGATCCACCAAGAAAATTATTACTAGCAActaaccaaaaagaaaaaaaaatgtccaCCAAATGGAGATATTATGAAGAGAGATTGTGAAGCCAAAATAAGgaataaaacaaataacaatTACAGGTTACAATATTATACCCTAAGTATTTAACAGAGAGGAGTCTCACAAAACTGATACAAACATTTATACAGAGTTCCAAAGAGTAGAAATTCACAAATTTATCGTCTTCCCACAGCAGAGTGAACATATTTCTTCACATTATTGCATTTTTCAGGTTTCCCCCAAGCAAAGTCATTAGGCCACCACcatgaactctgccctctgggaCAACAAACTCAAAGTTGCTGTTTGTGTTGCTTCTTCCAATCCCAAGGTTGATGCTTCTGTCATCCAGCTTCTCTGAACAAGTTAGTGAGGCCTTCATTGACAAGGGTACCAATACCTGTGGTGGTATAAGTAGCTGCCGTTCAGCTGGCTTATTGAGCGAATGAACTGAATCTGATACCATGCTCACCATAGACGAAGAACGATTGTTCTCAAAAGTGCTCTTTATAGGGGAGGCAGCAGGGACCAGTCCATGGAAAAGTCCTGGTCCAATCATGCCTCCTTTATTCGTATTCCTCCCATGTAACAAGCTGCTATGAGCAGCACATAGCCCTCCTCTGCCCCTAGCAAACTTCTCGCATTTCCCCTCTCCCCAGCTGCAACGCTTACCACCACCATGAGCCTTGCAAAAGTCGGTGCTACCTTGAGCACTCTTTTCACAGTTTTCAAACTTGCAGCGTTTCCCTCCCCCATGCCTAACACAACAATCTGTACGCCCTCGAGCACTCTTGGTGCATCCTGGAACAGAACACCTCTTCCCACCACCATGGGCAACACAAAAGTTTGTGCCTCCGTGTACACTTTTGGGGCAGATACCACCACCATCAAAGAGACACCGCTTTCCACCCCCATGTGCTTTGCAAAGAGGTGTACTCCCTTCAGCTCCTTTGGTGCAGCCAGCAAAGATGCAACGCTTTCCACCACCATGTGCTTTGCAGAACAAAGTGCTCCCCTGTGCACCTTTTGAACAACTAGGGAATTGGCAACGGCGTCCACCACCATGTGAAATGCACAACCCAACTTTCCCCTCAGCACTACGGGTGCATCCTTCCACATTGCACCTCTTACCTCCACCATGCTTGATGCAAAGGCCTGACTTGCCACGTGCTGCTCTAGTGCAACCTTGAGGAAAGCCACAACGCCTTCCACCACCATGTGCTATGCAGTAGTCGGTCTTACCTTCTGCACTTTTAGTGCATCCCAGGTGTTCGCACCTCTTCCCTCCTCCATGGGCCTTGCAGTATGCAGTCCTACTCTCGGAACCTTTGTTGCATCCAGGTTTCTGGCATCTCTGTCCTCCGCCATGCCCAATGCAAAGACCTGTCGCTCCTCGAGCTCCTTTGCAGCATCCTGGAAACTTGCATCTCTTGGGATTGGTCATTTTGCGTGAGGATGTAGCCATTGTCGTTGGTTCAGAGAGGTTACTCATTGAGTAGTCAGAGATACAAGAAGGCTCAGAGCTCAGCTCAGGGAGATGGAAATGGGATTTCGCACCCAGCTCTGAAACTTCCTTATTTTGGAAGGATAGTTGGCTGTTCTCAATTCTTGGAGCCAGAAGAAGTGAAGGCATGTACCCACCAGACTTCTTGGCTGATGTTGAACCTTCGTCCAGGATAGGGACCGCCGGCCTTTTACCATCCGAAGACAGCTGATCGATATGATGAGGTGCACCAGCAGTACTCTGAGTGATAGCCGAAAAGTCAAGTGCATTAGAAATTTCACCGGTGCTCCCTGAGAGGCCAAGTTTGAGGATAGAATCACTCTCAGAGAATTGTCCCTGATTCAACAAGGCTGTAAaccctttatttttattagatcCACCAGGATAATAGTCGTTAGAACATATTGTAGGTGTTGGCCCCAAACCAAGGACCAATTTACACCCATCATCAATAGCATTCTGTTGCATAACATGGCTTCCGCTATTGGTTTCACTGCCTCCAAATCTGACACACTCATTTCCTCCATAACCAAAGCAATCTAATCTTAATGTAGTATCACTCCTTGTGAGATCAACATCTGGAACACGGTACATTTTGTTCTTATTAGGATCAATAGATGTGATCATACTACACACAGAAAACGTTGACctgaaaaataaaacacaagtaAATAATCTTATCACATATTCATAGAGAAACTCATAAATCAGAACAAAGCAAGTAAGTAAACTAAGTCCTAATGAGTTACCTCCTCCACTCACAAACCCTGATGTGTCTGCTCGATCCATTTTATCTAATCTTGTAGAGGGGCATCAAGGGCTGTTTAATGCTCTTATACAGTAATAAGACCAAAGCAGGTTTCGGGATTAAAAACTGATGACAGAAGATACCAAAAGAGAATAGCAGATCATGTCTCTCAGAAGAAATCTTAGTTTTATAacctgaaaaagaaaaaaaaacagaaaacgGCACGTCAGAATT is part of the Solanum lycopersicum chromosome 1, SLM_r2.1 genome and harbors:
- the LOC101246188 gene encoding NAC domain-containing protein 104; translated protein: MGDSNVKLPPGFRFYPTDEELVVHFLQRKAALLPCHPDVIPDLNLYPYDPWDLDGKAMVEGNKWYFYSRRTQSRITENGYWKSLGVDEPIFSTGHNNNNNNIVGMKKYYAFYLGELPEGVKTNWVMQEFSLNSESSSGSSRSSSKRRTRSKIDYSGWVICRVYEHNYDNDDDNNGPELSCLDEVFLSLDDLDEISLPH
- the LOC101246968 gene encoding uncharacterized protein, producing the protein MITSIDPNKNKMYRVPDVDLTRSDTTLRLDCFGYGGNECVRFGGSETNSGSHVMQQNAIDDGCKLVLGLGPTPTICSNDYYPGGSNKNKGFTALLNQGQFSESDSILKLGLSGSTGEISNALDFSAITQSTAGAPHHIDQLSSDGKRPAVPILDEGSTSAKKSGGYMPSLLLAPRIENSQLSFQNKEVSELGAKSHFHLPELSSEPSCISDYSMSNLSEPTTMATSSRKMTNPKRCKFPGCCKGARGATGLCIGHGGGQRCQKPGCNKGSESRTAYCKAHGGGKRCEHLGCTKSAEGKTDYCIAHGGGRRCGFPQGCTRAARGKSGLCIKHGGGKRCNVEGCTRSAEGKVGLCISHGGGRRCQFPSCSKGAQGSTLFCKAHGGGKRCIFAGCTKGAEGSTPLCKAHGGGKRCLFDGGGICPKSVHGGTNFCVAHGGGKRCSVPGCTKSARGRTDCCVRHGGGKRCKFENCEKSAQGSTDFCKAHGGGKRCSWGEGKCEKFARGRGGLCAAHSSLLHGRNTNKGGMIGPGLFHGLVPAASPIKSTFENNRSSSMVSMVSDSVHSLNKPAERQLLIPPQVLVPLSMKASLTCSEKLDDRSINLGIGRSNTNSNFEFVVPEGRVHGGGLMTLLGGNLKNAIM